A region of Bacteroidetes bacterium SB0662_bin_6 DNA encodes the following proteins:
- a CDS encoding Nif3-like dinuclear metal center hexameric protein, which yields MPNTPTVRQIAEFLEAWAPLSSAMSYDNAGLQVGNPDTEVRTALLGLDMTPELLNEAKTLGATLIVTHHPLLFRPLHAVTTETYVPNLVWRLASENIALYSIHTNLDAASGGVSFALAEQLGLADTEFLQPSESGETGFGVIGSLPAPIRLQAFLEIIAERLETPALRYAGDPEAPIRRVAVCGGAGSNLIAEAASCGADAYITADIKYHDFFNVLDTRGHPHPALIDAGHYETEKFTESLLVEALAKQFPQTAWRRTKTSTSPVRTFIPPKR from the coding sequence ATGCCCAACACTCCCACTGTCCGACAAATTGCGGAATTTCTCGAAGCATGGGCGCCTCTCTCATCAGCGATGTCCTATGACAATGCCGGCCTGCAGGTAGGTAACCCCGATACGGAAGTCCGGACGGCATTGCTTGGCCTGGACATGACGCCGGAACTGCTCAACGAGGCGAAAACGCTGGGTGCGACGCTTATCGTCACCCACCACCCCCTGCTTTTTCGCCCCCTGCATGCCGTCACCACAGAAACCTATGTTCCGAATCTGGTCTGGCGCCTGGCTTCCGAAAACATCGCACTGTACAGCATCCATACGAACCTTGACGCCGCTTCGGGGGGCGTATCGTTTGCTCTTGCAGAACAGTTGGGGCTCGCCGATACCGAATTTCTCCAGCCCTCCGAGAGCGGCGAAACCGGGTTCGGGGTCATCGGCTCATTGCCTGCCCCCATTCGCTTGCAGGCCTTTCTCGAAATTATCGCCGAGCGCCTCGAAACCCCTGCATTGCGTTATGCGGGTGATCCCGAAGCTCCTATCCGGCGTGTAGCCGTGTGCGGTGGGGCAGGAAGCAATCTGATCGCAGAAGCTGCCTCTTGCGGCGCCGACGCCTACATTACCGCGGATATAAAATACCACGACTTTTTCAACGTGCTCGATACCCGGGGGCATCCGCACCCCGCCCTGATCGATGCCGGTCACTACGAAACGGAAAAATTCACGGAAAGCCTGCTTGTGGAGGCACTGGCAAAGCAATTTCCACAGACAGCCTGGCGGCGTACGAAAACCAGTACAAGCCCCGTGCGAACTTTTATTCCCCCGAAACGTTAG
- the secG gene encoding preprotein translocase subunit SecG: MFTFIIVLIALIAILITLVVLVQSGKGGGLAGIAAGGATQQILGTRQAPDVLEKATWMLVTLFIVLCVVSNFTIGQEQVQESVIQQRAQEEQATPALPPVGEQQELPSLPEPAPAEE, encoded by the coding sequence GTGCTGATCGCATTGATTGCGATCCTGATTACACTGGTAGTGCTTGTGCAGAGCGGCAAGGGAGGAGGGCTTGCCGGTATTGCCGCAGGCGGTGCTACACAACAAATTCTGGGAACGCGTCAAGCCCCGGATGTGCTCGAGAAGGCGACCTGGATGCTTGTCACGCTGTTTATCGTACTTTGCGTCGTATCGAATTTTACTATCGGACAGGAACAGGTACAGGAAAGCGTGATTCAACAGCGCGCGCAGGAAGAACAAGCGACGCCTGCACTGCCTCCTGTCGGGGAGCAGCAGGAACTTCCCTCACTGCCGGAACCGGCTCCCGCCGAAGAGTAA